The DNA sequence ACTATTTTTTTTTGCTATTTTAAAATTCTTATTCACTATCAATACAGAGAGCGTTTCCATAAAGCAGTTAGCAGTGCTTCACTTACGAAAAAGAAAAAATCCTTGCCTTTCTTACAAAGAAAAAGCAAAATAGCCAAATATGGAAGACCCGGTAAAATTCATTACAGAAGAAGAGTATCTCGCTTATGATTTAAAATCTGATTATAAATCTGAGTACTATGATGGTCAGATTATGAATATGGCAGGAGCCTCAGAAAAACATAATACCATTTCTGTGAATATAGTTTCTGAAATGAGAGTCCAATTGAAAAAAAAAGACTGCCAGGTCTATGCCAGTGATATGAGGCTCAAGGTAGAAAATACCGGTTTGTATGCTTATCCGGATCTACTGGTGGTTTGTTCTGATAAAAAATTCAGTGGCGATAAGCCGGATACTTTACTCAATCCGGTGGTAATTCTGGAAATTCTCTCTGAATCTACAGAAAGCTTTGACCGTGGAGCCAAATTTGCCCACTATCGACAAATTCCCTCACTAAGGGAATATGTCCTGATAAGCCAGAACGAGAAAAAGATGGAGAAATACCAGCTCAATTCTTCCGGCAAATGGGAACTGGAAGAGACATCCGAGAAGAACCAAAAAATCGAGCTTTCCTCTATAGCCTGTATTCTGGAGCTTTCAGAGGTTTATGATAGAGTAGCATTGTAGGGAATAGTTGTATAGTTCATAAGCCATACGATTCAATATAACTCATTCTTAACTCCCCAACCCTTCCCTTATCATTTGAATCTCTTCTAACGACAGGCCTGTAATTTGTTGGATAGTCTCATTAGATAAGCCCGCTTCTATGCAATTGATAGTGGTTTCCTGTTTTTCTTCTGCTTTACCTTCAGCTCTGCCCTCTATCCTTGCAGTAGAAATGACATCTTTTTCTATCGCAGAATTCATCAGGTATTTCTCATAATCCAATCTTTCCTGTTCACTCATATTGAGTATCTTCAATTTCTCTCTGGCTCTATCTATATTCCGAGAATGAAACTCCGTTTTGACTATATTGTTTTTCATCATATAGATCCATTCGTCTATATCTTCTCTAACTATATCAGGATAGCGGTTTACAGAAATAATATAGTATTCAGGGAATATGTTCTTTTTCTGAAATTTTATCCTTAGTTCACCATCTATCATGGTCTCAACTTTTTCTCGTACATCCAATAGTTCATTTGTATGCATTCCACGAATTTCTGTACTGCCATAATAGATATAATCAGTGCCCCTGCCCATATTAAAGTATTGCACACTCACAGATATGATTTTACTAATATTCGAATAGGACTCTCCCAATCGAAAATGATCAACAATGGTTTTCGAAGTTCCAAAAAGCAATCGTTCCAAAAAGTCAGATTCCGAGTCGCTCTGAACTTCAATGATAAGCTTCCTATCTTTACTATCCCTGATGAGAACATCCACTCTGTTATATTTTTGTGAGGCATTTTGCTGGTTACTCTCACTTTCTAATATTTCAAGAACGGTAATTTCTTCTTTTAACAAGGCAGAAAGGAAACCCTCTATTATATCAAAGTTCGCCTTGTCTCTAAGCATGGTTTTGATTACCCAATCAAATCGAATTAATAGGTCTTTGTTGTTCATAGGGACCGCCTCAAAAACTAGTCTTTAAACAGGAAATCCGGAATGTCAAGGAGAAAAAGAACGGAAAAACTATTCCTTTATAGATATATTTTCTATCTTTTTTTGGAGTTTTTTCTTTTCCGTTTTGGACTTTTGAAGTTGAAAAGCCCTTTCCCAGCTTTCTTTCGCATTCGAATGCTCTTTCATGGCTTCCTGTATATCTCCCAAATGTTCGTATAAAACCGGGTCTTCCCCCCCCTCTTCTTTCATTAAGATTACTGCAAGTTGAATATGATAGGAAGCTTCCTTTACCTTTCCCATTCTGAAAAGTAACCAGGCCAAACTATCCCTGTAGGCACTATTATTCGGTTCCAAATCCGTAGCAGAATGGAGTAATTTACTTGCTTCCTCTAAATGCATCTTTTTTTCAACATATATATACCCAAGATAATTTAGAGAAGCTGCGTAAGAAGAGTCAACTTCAAGTGATTTCTTTAGGTCTAATTCAGCTTCCTCTTTTTTACCGAGTTCATCTTTCGTATTTGCTCTATAAAAATAATAAGAAGGATTGGAAGGAGAAAGTTCAATCGCTTTATTAAAGTATACAAGACTTTCATTATATTCTTTGACTGCCAGATAGTTCAAACCCTGTATGAAGTATATATCTGGATCTTTACTTTCTCTTTTTCTTAAAAGGGCTTCGGCCAACTTGATAGACTCCAGAACACTTTCTTTTCCATTCAATCGAAGTGTATAGACAAGTTGTATATTTAATTTATAATCAATGTCTTGATTCTTATTGACCTCGATCGATTTTTTTAAGTAGCGAATACTTCGAGGATAATCCTTTAACTCCATATAACAGCTACCTATAAAGCTATAAAGGAGGTACATCTCCTCTCCGGCAAAGGTTTTGGTTTGAGGATTTTTTAAAAGTTTTCTCATTAAACGAATGGCAAGAGCAGGTCTTCTCATGGATCGACAGAGGTAAGCTGCCTGTTTTATATTTTCATATAATTTCTTATTTTCTCCCTTTTCGAGATAGAGTTCATTTAAAACCAGATGAATCAAGAGGTGATCCTTTATCCTATCTGCTATTTCGAAAAACTCTTTTTCTGACTTTGCCTGTTTTTCAATAAATATCTTATATAAGAGTAATAATAAATAATTTTTTTCTAATATTTTCTTCTCCTGTAAACCTTTCAGAATATGAATAAATTCAGCTTTACCTTCCGTTAAGGCTATTTCAGCCAGAATTTCCATTGCATTGGATTGTCCGGGTTCAAGCTCTAAAACCCTGCGAAGATACTTTTTGGCTTCCTTATATTCTTCTAATAAACTTAAATGCCTTGCAATAAGAAGGGTTGTCCTCCAATCATCCGGTTTATACTGTAAAAAATGTTTATAACTTTCAAGAGCCTTATGTATATCACCTGAAGCCGTATAAATATCTCCGAGACTTTTTAAAACATAAGGCATGTAACGCATATTTCCATCTCGATTCTGTATGGAATATAATAAGGAGTTAAAGTATAATCTTGCCTTAGGAATATTATCCAGTTCCCGACTGATGTTGGCGAGAAGAAATATGATTTCAGTATCTCCCGGAAATAGTATAATACTTTTTTCTAAAAACTCTTTTGCTTCTATAATTCTATT is a window from the Leptospiraceae bacterium genome containing:
- a CDS encoding Rpn family recombination-promoting nuclease/putative transposase — translated: MNNKDLLIRFDWVIKTMLRDKANFDIIEGFLSALLKEEITVLEILESESNQQNASQKYNRVDVLIRDSKDRKLIIEVQSDSESDFLERLLFGTSKTIVDHFRLGESYSNISKIISVSVQYFNMGRGTDYIYYGSTEIRGMHTNELLDVREKVETMIDGELRIKFQKKNIFPEYYIISVNRYPDIVREDIDEWIYMMKNNIVKTEFHSRNIDRAREKLKILNMSEQERLDYEKYLMNSAIEKDVISTARIEGRAEGKAEEKQETTINCIEAGLSNETIQQITGLSLEEIQMIREGLGS
- a CDS encoding tetratricopeptide repeat protein, which produces MCILIIHSSMENTVYRLFITIIFAGIFMYSSEPVFSEEVKTKTCTYKTSSDKTIEVEPTFLYSLALYSRGDDLDTGSSQQIIQARYKESISYFKAYIACVGKPGPYVLMEYSRSLFVEGSKESLALAAENLETVLQTLPSYREAYILKSRLFIRENRIIEAKEFLEKSIILFPGDTEIIFLLANISRELDNIPKARLYFNSLLYSIQNRDGNMRYMPYVLKSLGDIYTASGDIHKALESYKHFLQYKPDDWRTTLLIARHLSLLEEYKEAKKYLRRVLELEPGQSNAMEILAEIALTEGKAEFIHILKGLQEKKILEKNYLLLLLYKIFIEKQAKSEKEFFEIADRIKDHLLIHLVLNELYLEKGENKKLYENIKQAAYLCRSMRRPALAIRLMRKLLKNPQTKTFAGEEMYLLYSFIGSCYMELKDYPRSIRYLKKSIEVNKNQDIDYKLNIQLVYTLRLNGKESVLESIKLAEALLRKRESKDPDIYFIQGLNYLAVKEYNESLVYFNKAIELSPSNPSYYFYRANTKDELGKKEEAELDLKKSLEVDSSYAASLNYLGYIYVEKKMHLEEASKLLHSATDLEPNNSAYRDSLAWLLFRMGKVKEASYHIQLAVILMKEEGGEDPVLYEHLGDIQEAMKEHSNAKESWERAFQLQKSKTEKKKLQKKIENISIKE
- a CDS encoding Uma2 family endonuclease is translated as MEDPVKFITEEEYLAYDLKSDYKSEYYDGQIMNMAGASEKHNTISVNIVSEMRVQLKKKDCQVYASDMRLKVENTGLYAYPDLLVVCSDKKFSGDKPDTLLNPVVILEILSESTESFDRGAKFAHYRQIPSLREYVLISQNEKKMEKYQLNSSGKWELEETSEKNQKIELSSIACILELSEVYDRVAL